Proteins from one Staphylococcus sp. IVB6214 genomic window:
- a CDS encoding BglG family transcription antiterminator, with the protein MLSNRQRQIVAYLSSRHDFVTIAELANRFRVSERTIQYDLTYIETYQEQYRLEVMRNKSLGIKINDQAAVQSSENDALLVHYSKEERRDNILLKLFESVQPVSSNTLADMLHVSRRTVVEDLKSVQSELSDYGLTLEYIRNKGFVIEGSEKALREAYAKVVQAYFTHAAPQLGIAPFSQKELEQIRQIVVSSLRSQQLQLVQEAIDGLIFHIVIAIHRARDQFHFDIPDSEYRRLQNTDAFQLAIDMTQQLESLFNVTFPKTEAAFITLHLLGAKGTRFDAASDVDALGQVIQKFVQQVSAQMGVSFDRDHKLRTSLLTHLQPAMHRMRFGMTHTNPLKAEILHDYQELVAVIQQQVQILEETYDVTFSEDELAYLALHFASSMERVDNTQASRIKVVLLCGSGVGTSQLLKSRIKRIYPELEILDAFSIYDISESFLQSQNIDYIISTVPVDAFSVPAINVSPFLNKNDRAKINQMINAYREATVAHDQLSGPALKAVLPPKHILTAQHAENRTAAIYQSVDVLVASGHVDEQYAQEILTQLDRFGPYMVISPHIALVHAHFEHVRVPVSMAVVHFQEGVAFDHERFDPVKVVIVLATSNAQVHLNALGQLSQLIMNEDDRQHMLEGHKTAMIESIERISQEGNL; encoded by the coding sequence TTGTTGAGTAATCGTCAAAGACAAATTGTAGCTTATCTTTCATCACGTCATGATTTCGTGACGATTGCAGAACTTGCCAACAGATTCCGTGTGTCAGAACGTACGATTCAATATGATCTAACGTATATCGAAACCTATCAGGAACAGTATCGGTTAGAGGTTATGCGCAATAAAAGTTTAGGAATTAAAATCAATGATCAAGCAGCTGTTCAAAGTTCAGAGAATGATGCTTTGCTCGTTCATTATTCAAAAGAAGAACGTAGAGATAACATTCTCTTAAAGCTTTTTGAATCTGTGCAACCTGTGAGTTCTAATACACTGGCTGACATGTTACACGTATCTAGGCGTACCGTTGTTGAAGATTTGAAGAGTGTACAAAGTGAATTGTCGGACTACGGTTTAACGTTAGAATATATTCGCAATAAGGGTTTTGTGATTGAAGGCAGTGAAAAAGCTTTGAGAGAAGCCTATGCAAAAGTAGTACAAGCATACTTTACACATGCGGCTCCACAGCTAGGTATCGCACCTTTCTCACAAAAAGAATTGGAACAAATCAGGCAGATTGTCGTATCATCATTGCGCAGTCAGCAGTTACAGCTCGTACAAGAAGCAATTGATGGCTTAATCTTTCATATTGTCATTGCGATACATCGCGCACGTGATCAATTCCATTTCGATATACCTGATTCGGAATATAGACGTTTACAAAATACAGATGCTTTTCAACTGGCAATCGATATGACGCAACAGCTCGAATCATTGTTCAATGTGACGTTCCCAAAAACAGAAGCGGCGTTTATCACGCTCCATCTACTAGGTGCAAAAGGGACACGTTTTGATGCGGCGTCAGATGTCGATGCTTTAGGACAGGTCATTCAAAAGTTTGTACAACAAGTGAGTGCGCAGATGGGTGTTTCATTTGATCGAGATCATAAATTACGCACGAGTTTGTTGACACATCTTCAGCCAGCAATGCATCGCATGCGCTTTGGTATGACGCACACGAACCCGTTGAAAGCAGAGATTCTACATGATTATCAAGAGCTGGTTGCAGTGATTCAGCAACAAGTTCAAATTTTAGAAGAAACGTACGATGTCACGTTTAGTGAAGATGAATTGGCATATTTGGCACTTCATTTTGCGTCTTCTATGGAGCGTGTGGATAATACACAGGCATCTCGAATTAAAGTGGTTTTACTCTGTGGTTCAGGTGTTGGGACATCGCAACTGTTGAAAAGTCGCATTAAGAGAATTTATCCAGAATTAGAAATCTTAGATGCTTTTTCAATCTATGATATTTCAGAAAGCTTTTTACAGTCGCAAAATATTGACTATATTATCTCGACTGTACCGGTTGATGCATTCTCAGTTCCTGCAATCAATGTATCACCCTTCTTGAATAAAAACGATCGGGCGAAAATCAATCAAATGATTAATGCGTACCGAGAGGCAACTGTCGCACATGATCAATTGTCAGGGCCAGCGCTCAAAGCTGTCTTACCACCTAAGCATATTTTAACAGCACAACATGCAGAAAATCGGACAGCAGCCATTTATCAAAGTGTGGATGTACTCGTTGCATCGGGACATGTTGATGAACAATACGCACAGGAGATACTGACGCAATTGGATCGTTTTGGTCCTTATATGGTGATCAGTCCTCATATCGCATTAGTGCATGCACATTTTGAACATGTACGCGTACCAGTTAGTATGGCAGTTGTACATTTTCAAGAAGGTGTGGCGTTTGACCATGAACGCTTTGATCCTGTAAAGGTCGTCATTGTACTGGCAACGAGTAATGCACAAGTCCATTTGAATGCATTGGGACAGTTAAGTCAGCTGATTATGAATGAAGATGACAGGCAGCATATGTTGGAAGGTCATAAAACAGCTATGATTGAGAGTATCGAAAGGATAAGTCAGGAGGGAAATTTATAA
- a CDS encoding PTS sugar transporter subunit IIA: protein MSEMIQASHIQLQDRVTNWEEAIRVAAEPLLEYGYFEQSYVDAMINSVHEMGPYIVIAPEIAIAHSRPSEDVHKVGLSLLKLEEHINFSETGRYATLVFVLSAVDEAAHLDVLRNLAMRLSDTNTVEALMAAQSKEDIKQLLEERD, encoded by the coding sequence ATGTCAGAGATGATTCAAGCATCACATATTCAGTTACAGGATCGTGTGACCAATTGGGAAGAAGCGATTCGGGTAGCAGCAGAACCTTTACTTGAATATGGGTATTTTGAACAATCATATGTTGATGCAATGATTAATAGCGTGCATGAAATGGGTCCTTATATTGTCATTGCACCAGAGATTGCGATTGCCCATTCGAGACCGAGTGAAGATGTTCATAAGGTTGGGCTAAGTTTATTGAAGTTAGAAGAACATATTAATTTTTCAGAAACAGGACGCTATGCCACATTAGTTTTTGTATTAAGTGCTGTCGATGAAGCGGCACACTTAGATGTGTTGAGAAATTTGGCTATGCGTTTAAGCGATACCAATACGGTTGAAGCGTTAATGGCAGCTCAAAGTAAGGAAGACATTAAACAATTATTAGAGGAGAGAGATTAA